Within the Polymorphobacter megasporae genome, the region CTGCCGCCTGTGGGACATGAAGACCAACGACAAGATGGACAAGGACCGCTTTCGCCTCGATCTCGGCGGCGAAGTCGAGGCGTACACCGAGGTCGCACGGCGGCTTGGCCTGCTCCCCGACGGCGCGGTGTCGACCGTCCTCGATCTCGACGAACACCGCAAGGCGCGGGGCAAGTAAACCCCGCGCCACGTCAGTGGCTCCGCGTTGCGGGGCGCTGGCGGACGACGGCGATAAGGATGATCAGTGCGACGAGCAGCAGCCCGCTCGCCGCGTAGCGGTCGAGGTTGAGCCCGCCCTTCGCGATCGGCTTGTCGAGGAAGTCGCCGACGACCGCGCCGAGCGGACGGGTCAGAACGAATGCCGCCCAGAACAAGCCGGTGCGCGAGATCGATGTCCAGAAGTACGCCGCTGCGATCACCGCGAGCATTCCGCCGAAGATGAGCGCTGCGCCGGTATAGCCGAACCCGGCGGTATCGGCGGTCCAATCCCCGAGCGCGGTGCCGAGCGTCTGCGAGAACATGATCGTCACCCAGTAGAAGACTTCAGCGCGCGGGGTGGCGACGCTCGCGACCGCGATCGTCCCGGTCGTCCGGTACCAGATGAACAGCGACGCGAGCAGCAGCGCGAGGAGCAGGCTCGACCCGCCCGAATAACCAATGCCGAGCGAGCGGTCGGCAAAATCGGCGAGCGTCGTCCCGACCGTCGTCGTCGCGATGATCGTCGCCCAGTACAGCCACGGATGAAACCGCGTCGCGCGAATCTGCAACGCGACCGCGACCGCGAAGATCGCCGCAAAGATGCCCGTCGAGACGAGATAGCCGAGGTTTGCCGACATCGAGAGCGAATCGCCGCCGGTCTCCCCGAGCGTCGTGGCGATGATCTTGCACAGCCAGAAGATCAGCGTGACCTCGGGCACCTTGCTGCGTTCAGCGGCCATCGTTCGGTCGTGCATTCTCGCCTCCTGTCCCGGTCCCAAACCGCGAATCGGGTCTTACTTGCCCGATAGCGCGTCCGCGACTAGACCGCAGCCCATGAAAGCTCGTGTCATCGTTACCCTGAAGTCCGGCGTCCTCGATCCACAGGGACGCGCGATCGGCAACGCCCTGAGCGGCCTTGGTTTTGCCGGGGTCGGCGAAGTGCGGCAGGGCAAGCTGATCGAACTCGACCTCGCCGACGGCACGACGTCCGCCGATGTCGAGGCAATGTGCAAGGCGCTGCTTGCCAACCCGGTGATCGAGAATTATCGGATCGAGCTCGCGTGATGGCGTCGTCGCCGAGGGTTGCCCGATGAAGACCGCCGTCATCGTCTTTCCCGGATCGAACTGTGACCGCGACCTCGCCGTCGCGCTCCACGAGATCACCGGCACCGCCCCGGCAATGGTCTGGCACCGCGACACTGAACTCCCCGACGGTCTCGACTTGATCGCAATGCCCGGCGGGTTCAGCTACGGCGACTATCTTCGCTCAGGCGCGATGGCGGCGCGGTCGCCGATCATGGCGGCGGTTGTCGCAGCGGCGAACGACGGGCGCGCGATCCTCGGTGTGTGCAACGGCTTCCAGGTCCTGACCGAGACCGGACTGCTGCCGGGCGCGTTGATGCGTAACGCCGGCCTCGACTTCGTCTGCCGCGACGTCGCGCTGTCGGTAGCGAACAGCCAGACCGCGTTCAGCGCGCGCTACGACTCGGGCGAGACAATCCGCATCCCCGTCGCGCACCACGACGGCAATTACGCCGCCGACGATGCGACGCTCGACCGGCTCGAAGGTGAGGGCCGCGTCGTGTTCCGCTACGCCGAACCGGTCAACGGTAGCGCGCGCGACATCGCCGGGATCGTCAACGATGCCGGCAATGTGCTTGGCATGATGCCCCACCCCGAACGGCTGATCGACGCCGCGCAAGGCGGCACCGACGGGCGGCGGCTGTTCGAGGGACTGATGGCGGCGCTTGCCTAGGAATGTTGCGCGGCGTGGCGATCGTCCGCCCCGCGCGCGTCAGACCTTCGTCGTGAACGGCGTGAAGTCGGTGCCGCGGTCGAACACGTCAATCCCCTCGGCCGCCTTGAAGGCGGCGACGATGCGGTAGGTGACCGGGGTCAAGATCACCTCCCAGCCGACCTTGAGCAGATAGTTGGTGATCAGCACCTCGATCACGAGGCTCGTTTCCCACACGCCGAGGAAGGCGAGCGGGTAGAAGATGAGGCTGTCGACGCCTTGCCCGGCAACGGTCGAGCCGATCGTCCGCGTCCACAGCCAGCGCCCGCCGGTCCACACCTTCATCCGCGACAGCACAGCGGCGTTGACGATCTCGCCCGCCCAGAAGGCGATAATCGAGGCGAGGAAGATCCGGGGCACCTGCCCGAATACGGTCGCGAGCGCCGCTTGCCCGCTCCAGTCAGTTGCTGGGGGCAGCGCGACGACGACCCAGCTCATGCCCGCGGCGAACAACGACGCGCCGAACCCGGCCCAGACGCAGCGCCGGGCTCGGGCGAAGCCGTAGACCTCGGCGAGGATGTCGCCGAGCACATAGCTGAGCGGAAAGAACAGGATGCCCGCGCCGAAATGGACGACGCCGAAGACCGGCAGCGTGACCATCGCCGGCTTGCCCGCGCCGATCAGGTTAGAGCAGATCAAGATGACGACGAACGCGGCCATCGCGAAGTCGTAATAACGGAGTTGCCGGCCCGCGATCGCCCCGGCGTCGACTGCGACGATGCCAGGCGGTTCGGCGACTTGCCCGTTCAGTGACATAGCAAATCCTCGGAAATTTTTGACAACCATTCGCCACTAATTGCAGCGGACCCAGCGGGTGAAGCAGCAGGCGCGGGGTGGTAGGGGGCGGTCATCGCCGCCGATCTTACGCAAAGCTGCGGCGAATAAAACAGGGGTTTGTTACGCGTCCGGCGATATTGCGGTGCAGCACAACTCGTGCATAATCAGTGAATGCGACCCGGATCGTCCGGTTGCGCGACTATCGGGAACCTGAATGACCAAGCTTGCGCTCGTCCTGGCTGCGGTAGCAGCGCTCTCCCCGGTAGCGGCTCTGGCCATTCAGGCCGAACCCGCGCCTGCCGCGCCCCCTGCTCCGCCAGCAGTGGCCACTCCGCCCGCCGCCCCTGTCGATATGGCGAACGATTCGAGAATGCTTGCGGCAATCCGCCACGCCAACGCCCGAGCTGACCAGAAATGCGGGAACGGGGCCGGGGTTGGGATTACCGATCTGCAGACCAAGATGGCGGCGCGCAGCTGCCGCCGCCATATGGTCGACGCCGCCAAACTCGACGCCGAGTTCGAAATCAACGGGCACTAGGCCGTTCGCGATCGACTGAGCGCGGCACTGTCGTTTCGCCCCTATGCCTTTCGTCGAGGGAACGCCGCGAGCCGCTGGCTATTAAGTCTTCCGACCCCCGGGAGACATGGACATGGCGACGATGAGCAAGCACGCGACGACGAAAGATTCGTCGGCGAAGGTACACACGGATCCGCTGGCCGGCGCCCATGCTGCTGGCGTCGCATTTGCCGACGCCGGCCTTGTGCCGGGCGAAGGCGGCGAACTTCACCAACCTGCTGCCGCCGATGGCGAAGTGATGACGACAAACAACGGCATCGCGATTTCCGACGACTTCAATTCGCTCAAGGCCGGACCGCGCGGCGGCACGATGCTCGAGGATTTCGTCCTCCGCGAGAAAATCTTCCATTTCGACCATGAGCGTATCCCCGAGCGCGTCGTCCACGCCCGTGGGCTTGCGGCGCACGGCGTCTTCACTCTCAGCGACAGCCTCGGTGACTTTACCAGCGCTCCAGTGCTTTCGGAGACAGGCGTGGAAATCCCCGTATTTGTCCGCTTCTCGACTGTCGCCGGCAACCGCGGCTCGGCCGACCTCGCGCGCGACGTCCGTGGCTTTGCGGTGAAGTTCTATACCCAGCAGGGCAATTGGGACCTCGTCGGCAACAATATTCCGGTGTTCTTCATTCAAGACGCAATAAAGTTCCCCGACCTGATTCACGCGGTCAAGGAGGAGCCGGATCGCGGCTTCCCACAGGCGGCATCGGCGCACGACACCTTCTGGGACTTCATCGCCTGCTCGCCCGAGGCGATGAATATGGTGATGTGGCAGATGTCCGACCGGACGATCCCGCGGTCAGTGCGGATGATGGAAGGCTTCGGCATCCACACCTTCCGTCTCGTCGACGCTGCGGGCAAGTCGACCTTCGTCAAGTGGCACTGGCGGCCGACGCTCGGCTCACAGTCGGTGGTGTGGGACGAAGCGGTCAAGATCAACGGCGCCGATGCCGATTTCCATCGCCGCGACCTGTATAACGCGATCGAGGCTGGCGACTTCCCGGCGTGGGACCTCGCGGTCCAGTTGTTCACCGAGGAGGACGCCGCCGGCTTCGACTTCGATCACCTCGATTCGTCGAAGCTGATCCCGGAGGAGATTGTCCCGCTTCGCGTGATCGGGCGGATGGTGCTCAATCGCAACCCGACCAACGTCTTCTCGGAGACCGAGCAGGTCGCGTTCTGCACCCAGAACGTCGTTCCCGGCATCGACTTCTCGAACGATCCCCTGCTGCAGGGGCGCAACTTCTCGTATCTCGACACGCAGTTGAAGCGCCTCGGGTCGCCGAACTTCACCCAGTTGCCGATCAATGCGCCGAAATGTCCGTTCGCCAACATGCAGCGCGACGGTCACATGCAGACCTCGCTCCAGCCCGAGCGCGTGACCTATACGCCGAGCTTGCTCGCGCCCAAGGGCCCACGCGAGGTTCCGACCGGGACGCAGGCGTTCCGCGAACAGATCGATGCGCCCAAGGTTCGCGCCCGTTCGGCGACGTTCAACGACCACTACAGCCAGGCGCGGCAGTTCTTCGACAGCCAAACGGGTCCCGAGCAGGACCATATCGTGGCCGCATTGATCTTCGAACTCAGCAAGGTCGAGGCCGATGTTGTCCGTGCTGCGATGCTCGGCCATCTCGCCAATATCCTCCCGGAACTTGGCGAGCGCGTTGCTGCCGGGCTGGGACATGACGAGCCGATCGTCGCAATTCCGCAGGCGATGCCGACACGGACCGACCTTCCGAAGTCGCCCGCGTTGAGCATCCTTGCCAATGCCAAGGCAACTTTCGAGGGTCGCAAGATCGGCGTCCTGGTGACCGACGGGGCCGACGCCAAGCTGATAACCGCGATCGTTGATGCGGCGACGGCGGCGAAGGCGAAGGTCGAGATCGTGGCCCCCAAGGTCGGCGGTGCGACCCTGAGCGACGGCACCAAGCTGGCCGCCAAGCACCAACTTGCCGGTGGCCCGTCCGTCCTGTTCGACGCAGTCGCGCTTGCGGTGTCGGATGACGGCGTCACAGCATTGCTCGGCGAAGCAGCGGCTGTGGCATGGGTCCACACTGCGTTCTCGCACCTCAAGGTCATCGGCCACAGTGCCGAGGCGCAGCCGCTGCTCGACATGGCAGGCGTTATGCCCGACGCGGGGATCGTTGCGATGACCGCGGGCGATGCCAACGGCTTCGTCGCGACTGCGTCGAAGGGCCGGATCTGGTCGCGCGACGAGAATGTGCGGACGGTGTTCTAGCGTTCACGAAATGTTCTAATTTTGCTATGGGGGAGCGATGCCCGAGTCGCTCCCCCTTCGTTGGCTATACCTCGACCTCAACAGCTATTTCGCGAGTGTCGAGCAACAGCTCGACCCGGCGTTGCGCGGGCGGCCGATCGCCGTCGCCCCCGTTCATACCGACTCCACCAGCGCGATCGCCGCGAGCTACGAGGCAAAGGCGTTTGGCATCAATACCGGTACGCCGATCTGGGAGGCCAAGGCGAAGTGTCGCGACTTGGTCGTCGTTCCCGCGCGCCACGAAGAATATGTCCGCTTCCATCACCGCATCGTCGCTGAGGTAGAGCGCCACGTCCCCGTTACCGCGGTCTGCTCGATCGACGAGGTCGCCTGCCGCCTGTGCGATAACGAGAGCGGCCGCGCGGCGGTCGGCGATCTCGCCCGC harbors:
- a CDS encoding COG4705 family protein gives rise to the protein MHDRTMAAERSKVPEVTLIFWLCKIIATTLGETGGDSLSMSANLGYLVSTGIFAAIFAVAVALQIRATRFHPWLYWATIIATTTVGTTLADFADRSLGIGYSGGSSLLLALLLASLFIWYRTTGTIAVASVATPRAEVFYWVTIMFSQTLGTALGDWTADTAGFGYTGAALIFGGMLAVIAAAYFWTSISRTGLFWAAFVLTRPLGAVVGDFLDKPIAKGGLNLDRYAASGLLLVALIILIAVVRQRPATRSH
- the purS gene encoding phosphoribosylformylglycinamidine synthase subunit PurS; protein product: MKARVIVTLKSGVLDPQGRAIGNALSGLGFAGVGEVRQGKLIELDLADGTTSADVEAMCKALLANPVIENYRIELA
- the purQ gene encoding phosphoribosylformylglycinamidine synthase subunit PurQ, producing MKTAVIVFPGSNCDRDLAVALHEITGTAPAMVWHRDTELPDGLDLIAMPGGFSYGDYLRSGAMAARSPIMAAVVAAANDGRAILGVCNGFQVLTETGLLPGALMRNAGLDFVCRDVALSVANSQTAFSARYDSGETIRIPVAHHDGNYAADDATLDRLEGEGRVVFRYAEPVNGSARDIAGIVNDAGNVLGMMPHPERLIDAAQGGTDGRRLFEGLMAALA
- a CDS encoding queuosine precursor transporter, giving the protein MSLNGQVAEPPGIVAVDAGAIAGRQLRYYDFAMAAFVVILICSNLIGAGKPAMVTLPVFGVVHFGAGILFFPLSYVLGDILAEVYGFARARRCVWAGFGASLFAAGMSWVVVALPPATDWSGQAALATVFGQVPRIFLASIIAFWAGEIVNAAVLSRMKVWTGGRWLWTRTIGSTVAGQGVDSLIFYPLAFLGVWETSLVIEVLITNYLLKVGWEVILTPVTYRIVAAFKAAEGIDVFDRGTDFTPFTTKV
- a CDS encoding catalase, which codes for MSKHATTKDSSAKVHTDPLAGAHAAGVAFADAGLVPGEGGELHQPAAADGEVMTTNNGIAISDDFNSLKAGPRGGTMLEDFVLREKIFHFDHERIPERVVHARGLAAHGVFTLSDSLGDFTSAPVLSETGVEIPVFVRFSTVAGNRGSADLARDVRGFAVKFYTQQGNWDLVGNNIPVFFIQDAIKFPDLIHAVKEEPDRGFPQAASAHDTFWDFIACSPEAMNMVMWQMSDRTIPRSVRMMEGFGIHTFRLVDAAGKSTFVKWHWRPTLGSQSVVWDEAVKINGADADFHRRDLYNAIEAGDFPAWDLAVQLFTEEDAAGFDFDHLDSSKLIPEEIVPLRVIGRMVLNRNPTNVFSETEQVAFCTQNVVPGIDFSNDPLLQGRNFSYLDTQLKRLGSPNFTQLPINAPKCPFANMQRDGHMQTSLQPERVTYTPSLLAPKGPREVPTGTQAFREQIDAPKVRARSATFNDHYSQARQFFDSQTGPEQDHIVAALIFELSKVEADVVRAAMLGHLANILPELGERVAAGLGHDEPIVAIPQAMPTRTDLPKSPALSILANAKATFEGRKIGVLVTDGADAKLITAIVDAATAAKAKVEIVAPKVGGATLSDGTKLAAKHQLAGGPSVLFDAVALAVSDDGVTALLGEAAAVAWVHTAFSHLKVIGHSAEAQPLLDMAGVMPDAGIVAMTAGDANGFVATASKGRIWSRDENVRTVF